The window aaagtgctctagaaactggctagaaaacctaaggtaaaagactagaactctctctctgaaggatgcggtgtaggaaacaaaagaattcggctcccatttataggctgcatccggactatttcagaaatctgaataaatCTTATCTGTcgcgtgtcagaatctcattcgtctggttggatttctcgtgataacgtaatcggaagtagatcgggttatccatttaaaattcggtggatccaacagattaatcccaaattatcaattctttaataatacttaattaacaactttttaattatctcttaattaatcttcattcaaaataagaattcgggtcattacatcctcccctccttaaaaagattttgtcctcgaaatcagaactgaagtacaaaacaactgaataaaatacaactCATGATTACAAAGGTACAACTCAAAAAAAATGCGGATACTCTGAGCGCATACGACTCTCTAACTCCCAAGTCGCCTCTGCAGTACCTCGGCATTTCCATTGCACTAGAACAAGTGGAATGGTCTTGTTTCTgagctttttctctttcctaccCAGGATTAAAAGTGGCTGCTCGACATAAATCAAGTCTTCTTCAAGTTGAACATCTGTCGGACCAAGAACGTGCGATTTATCTGCTACATACCGCCGTagcaaagatacatgaaagacattatgaatgCTGGACAGATACGGCGACAAAGCCAATCGATAtgccaaatttccaacacattccaagatctcaaaaggtccgatgaatcttgtggctaattttcccttgagtccaaatctcatcaccctgCGAAATGGTGAAACTTTAAGGAAAACTTTTTCCCCTGACTGAAACGGTAGAGGTCTACGCTTGGTATTCGCGTAACTCGATTGACGATCTTGTGCAGCTTTAATTCTCTTCTTAATAAATTCCACTACGTCAATCGCTTGTTGCACTAATTCAGGTCCTTGCACTTGTCATtctcctacttcgtcccaaaacaatggagtacgacaacgtctaccatataatgcttcgaatggagccataccaatgctgctatggtagctattgttatatgcaaactccacaagcggcatatgatcatgccatgctggtccaaaatccaaagcacaagtacgcaacatgtcctcgagtgtctgaatagtcctctcagactgaccatcggtctctggatgataggcagtactcagactcaatgtcgttcccaacgctttttgaaaacttccccaGAACCTTGAAGTAAAGCGTGGATCTCTGTCACTGACTATACTTGTTGGCACaccatgatatttaagaatatcttggatgtatagtcttgccatgtgatcgaaactatattcccgactatacggaatgaaatgtgctgacttagtcagtcggtccacattaacccaaatggcatcacaattcttagaagacaacggcaagtgggtgacaaaatccatcgtcACATGCTCCCACTTCGACTCAGGGATAGGAAGATTATGAAGTAATCCTCCTGGTCGTCGATGCTCAGCTTTCACTGGCTGACAAACCAAACACTTGGCTACAAACTGGTAAACATTTTTCTTCATACCCTGCCACCAAAACTTGGTcttcaaatccttatacattttcatgCTTCCAGGGTGGATACTCAATTTACTCCTATGGGCTTGAGATAAAATCTCGTCTCTTAATTTAGAATTTTCTGGAACTACGATTCTTCCTGACAAACATAAGGTTCCATCTGTTTGGAACGCAAAACCAGATGTGTTGTCTCCATTAGCTAACCTTGCTAACTTTTTCACTTTCGGGTCAGAAAACTGAGCTTCTCTGATTTTGGCATACAACTtcggttcagataaaatgctcgTTACTCGAATGTGTTCCATTCCTTTCTTATGCCGGAAGTGAAATCCCAGAGAACAACAATCTTGAATTACACTTGACATGAAACTTTTCTGAAGTGCAGATAATCTCACCTTTCGACTAAGAGCATCAGCTGTAAGATTCGCTGAAGTGCATATAATCTCACCTTTCGACTAAGAGCATCATCTGTAAGATTCGCTGATCCTggatgatacttgatttcgcaatcataatcctttaacaaatccatccatcttctttggcgcatattcaactctgcttgagtgaagatatagttcaaactcttgtgatctgtaaaaatctcaaatctctctccgtagagataatgtcgccagatcttcaaagcaaacacagtCTCTGctaattccagatcatgaactggataattctcttcatgcttcttcaactgtctggatgcatatgcaatcacatgaccattctgagttaaaacacacccaagtccttgaagtgatgcatcagtgtacacaatgtaCGCTCTTGATCCAGATGGAAGAGCTAAAACTGGTGCAGTTGTCAAACGTTGATGCAAttcattgaaactattttcacaatcatgtgtccattcgaactgcacattcttacacgtcagctgtgtcaatggtttggcaatctgagaaaatcctgagataaatctccggtaatatcctgccaaacctagaaaacttcttatctcttgagctgattccggccgtgcccaactcaacactgcttcgatcttgctaggatccactgatatcccatctttggatataacatgtcttaagaagacaactctgtcgagccaaaactcgcacttgttcaacttagcatacagttgGTGATTCTTTAAGGTTAGCAACACAATCCTTAAATGTTGTGCATGCTCTTCAAGACTACGAGAGTATACcagtatgtcatcaataaagacaatgacaaacttgtcaagatactcctggaatactcggttcatcaaatccataaatactactggagcattcgtcaaaccaaacggcatcactagaaactcgtaatgcccataccttgttcgaaatgcagtcttagggatatcacgtTGATGAACTCAAAGTTGATATTACCCAGATCGTAAATCGATCTTCAAGTACACTGAAGTTCCttgcagttgatcaaacaagTAATCAATCCGTggtaacggatatttattcttgactgttactcggttcaactgtcgataatctatgcaaagccgcatagacccatccttctttttaacgaacaacactggtgctccccaaggagacacactgggtctaatgtaccccttgtcaagaagatcttgtaaccgttgcttcaactctttcatctccgtTGGTGCCAATCTATAAGGCGCTCTAGAGATAGGTGCGGTTCTTGGTACCAACTCTATCTCCGCTTCCACTTCCCTCTCCGGaggaaatccaggaatctcatcaggGAAAACATCAGGAAATTCATCGGCAATTGGAATGTTCTTCACATCGATCACATCCTTCGATACGGCAACAGCATAAATGAGGTATCCTTCTACTCCTTTCGCTAAAGCCCGTTGTGCTTTTACAGCAGACACTACTGGCATTGGAGGTCAAGCTCCCTCACCgaagaaaaacaaattctcGTCTCCTTCTAGACGAAACTGAACGAGACGTTGATAACAATCTACTGTCGCTCTATACTTAGTCAGTAGGTCGATTCCCATAATACAATCGAAATCTTCCATAGCCAATATCAACAAATTGGCAGACAAGTATTTTCCCTCAAACTCTAACAAACAGTCTACTACAAGTAGCTTAGCTAAAACCTCTTGTCCCATCGATGTAGCCACCGACATCAAAACATCTAATGACACATAGGgtagtttatgcttcttaacaaacattgatgctatgaatgaatgcgatgcaccagtatcaattaatacatatgcaggaataccacataaaagaaaattacctgcaatgactctCTCGTTTTGCTCCTCAGCTTGTTCATTGTTTAGGGCAAACACTTGCCCCTGAACTCGTGGACGTTGCTGAGATCCTTGTGATATTCCACCACGACGAGAACCTTGAGCAGGAAAACCTTTCTGTTGCACAGTGGCCTCAGATTGTTTCCACTGTAAGACCCTGCCATAGAACCTCCGCCTACACTCTGATTCTCCAAATTAGGGCAATCCCTCTTCATGTGACCAAAACCACCACAGTTGAAATAAGCACCTGTTACTTTTCGACAATTCTCCGTCTGGTGATTGCCTCCGCAGTGGCCACATTGCAGCTTTTTCTTATCAAAGCTGTACAGCCCTCCAGAAccggaagaagaagaaaatgcaGACTTCTTGAAAGACTGACCCCTCGGTCCCAACGAACTAGAACTTTTGCTAGCTTGCATAGCCTTCTTCCTAGCAATATTGATCTCTGCTTGACGACAACGATTCACTAATCCTTTGTACGAAGTAGGATCGTCACAGACTGAAACGCGATAAAAAATCtcctggttcaaaccattcaaaaagtgagaatattttgctgcagaATTCTCATTGATGGGAGGAGCGTACGGCAACAGATCCGTAAAACGCTTTTGGTAATCCTCAATGCTCGAATCTCCTTGCTTAATGGTCAACAGTTCCATCTCCTTCGCCTGACGAAGAGCTGGCGGGaagtgatgattgatgaagGCCTAACGGAAATGTTCCCAACGAATCCGCCCATGCTGCTGAACTAAAATGGCAGAAACAGGTTTCCACCATTTCCGAGCTTTTCCTTGGATCATGAAATCAGCTACCTCCTTCTTCTCGTCCTCGTCATAGTGCAGCACTCGAAAACACTGCTCAATGATATCGACCCAAGCTTCAGCAACATCAGCATTCTCATCTCCGTTCAACGGTGGAGGTCCAATcttcatgaaatccataatgTTGACACGGTTCCTCCGTCTCTTTTCATCATGATCTCGGTGACGCCTTCCGTCCGATCTCTACGACGATGTTCTCGGCCAGCCTCATCGTCGCCATAACGACCATGTCCCACACTTCCGTGACTGCTTCCATCTCCTGACATCTGAAAGCAAACCAAAATCAACCTCTAAATCCTCAAAACAGAATTACTAATGTCCCAAAACTCTTcgcatgctctgataccaccaaatgtagcgcccttacccgagccactactaaacagactaataagcatgcaacattaaaacttaataacaacaattaaatagTGAAAACCagataacttaatcatcttacaacccaaattaaaacagaacaaacaacaacagtcttaaacattaatacaaccatatcgaaaacataattctgaaaGATAAAAAGATAAAccacacataaaacctccactggatcaccaccgaaaacccaactgctctagccactgccctggtcttccgaaccgtccaacctaagacctgccccgtggaatggggtgcccaagatgaaaacaaggacgtgaacgacaatcgcccaatacgagaatgtacgagtatacaaactgatatgatgcatgcgaaatgcaatatgctcggatatcaaagatcaagtcaagaatctcatgctcagtctaaaggcgcctgagtgtgtagtctctgatctgccctaggcatgttttggctcccacattcatcatcaagacgtggacctacaatgtccgcgggtcccgtcggacactgtagctctcgatgccccatcgtccacaatacagaatagggctgagctgccccaacaaacgaggtatatctcaaaagatatcaggctcaacatgatatgtcatgcataatatgccaaagcagtaaaacatgtataatgcaacacataaatatgcagcatataagtgtgtatacaacgcttggatatctcagtcattacatcacgtacctcactaaaacaatctgacagaaagctcttaacctagacaataccaacaatatgaaatcactatcaaaccagattctgaattaccacACATGttataaagttcttcctaaaggctttaggattatacctgcgtccgtcgtcatcccgctgatgatgtctcgatctcagttcaccgacctCTCCTCGAGttgacactagctccgaaacttcccgacaccaaagtgccctagaaactggctagaaaacctaaggtaaaagactagaactctctctgtgaaggatgcggtgtaggaaacaaaagaattcggcttccatttataggctgcatccggactattttAGAAATCCGAAtaaatcttatctgccacgtgtcagaatctcattcgtcttgttggatttctcgagataacgtaatcggaagtagatcgggttatccatttaaaattctgtggatccaacagattaatctcaaattatcaattcgttaataatacttaattaacaactctttaattatctcttaattaatacttcattcaaaataagaattcgggtcattacactACCCCTGTGGTGCCGCAGCGCTACACATCCAGCGCTTAGGCGCTCGACTGTACAtgtattttttgagattttgtGGATATTGCTCGTTTTGGGGGTTCCAGTAAGTTAACCGACATGTCTGTGGTTATAAATGGTTTAAGTTGAATCTCATGGGTTTCGGTTAGGATTCGTTGAACTATGATTAAATTTGATAAAGCCTCGGGTTAAACGGGACTCAGATCTAAGCCCTGAAACGAAATATAGAGGTTAATGCAAGGGTTCAGGATACGTTTAAGAAAATGACTAGAAGTACGTTTAAGGAGTTCGATAAGTTTGAgcgggtcgagttagcagtcctggcagtGCTCCGATAACTGAaaatgtgataaacataaaaattgtacattaattaaatgttttataatataattatatagtttttgttttattaaatgtttaaatattatatgttttataataaattgtataaaatataagttgttctgtaattacaagtttttactattttttacaggttcgataaaacaagaataaacttggcgttgcaaatgggattaagatgattcttggacctgtagaaagttgattataatatctacaatattgttgacaagcatgagataaaaatcctctcacaattgggatcaaattaagcaacaaataaagctaccaaaggagtggcagttttaccatgctctagtattttgaccatatctctcaaattacttggtcaaatggtttgaaaaaaataccacaactagacaactcaattatccacatgtttctttttatgtgaagaagcaaattcggagaagaagattttcaaaagtgatgtgtaatataatataatatcttggaacaccaatgaagacttatgtgtaaaaaaaNNNNNNNNNNNNNNNNNNNNNNNNNNNNNNNNNNNNNNNNNNNNNNNNNNNNNNNNNNNNNNNNNNNNNNNNNNNNNNNNNNNNNNNNNNNNNNNNNNNNNNNNNNNNNNNNNNNNNNNNNNNNNNNNNNNNNNNNNNNNNNNNNNNNNNNNNNNNNNNNNNNNNNNNNNNNNNNNNNNNNNNNNNNNNNNNNNNNNNNNNNNNNNNNNNNNNNNNNNNNNNNNNNNNNNNNNNNNNNNNNNNNNNNNNNNNNNNNNNNNNNNNNNNNNNNNNNNNNNNNNNNNNNNNNNNNNNNNNNNNNNNNNNNNNNNNNNNNNNNNNNNNNNNNNNNNNNNNNNNNNNNNNNNNNNNNNNNNNNNNNNNNNNNNNNNNNNNNNNNNNNNNNNNNNNNNNNNNNNNNNNNNNNNNNNNNNNNNNNNNNNNNNNNNNNNNNNNNNNNNNNNNNNNNNNNNNNNNNNNNNNNNNNNNNNNNNNNNNNNNNNNNNNNNNNNNNNNNNNNNNNNNNNNNNNNNNNNNNNNNNNNNNNNNNNNNNNNNNNNNNNNNNNNNNNNNNNNNNNNNNNNNNNNNNNNNNNNNNNNNNNNNNNNNNNNNNNNNNNNNNNNNNNNNN of the Primulina huaijiensis isolate GDHJ02 chromosome 1, ASM1229523v2, whole genome shotgun sequence genome contains:
- the LOC140957209 gene encoding uncharacterized protein, with protein sequence MELLTIKQGDSSIEDYQKRFTDLLPYAPPINENSAAKYSHFLNGLNQEIFYRVSVCDDPTSYKGLVNRCRQAEINIARKKAMQASKSSSSLGPRGQSFKKSAFSSSSGSGGLYSFDKKKLQCGHCGGNHQTENCRKVTGAYFNCGGFGHMKRDCPNLENQSVGGGSMAGSYSGNNLRPLCNRKVFLLKVLVVVEYHKDLSNVHEFRGKCLP